One genomic region from Haloprofundus salinisoli encodes:
- a CDS encoding phosphoribosyltransferase family protein gives MNRAEKAALQLQAVAVLRMLKETRTYDELSSVTGLPAGDLNRYVNGHVLPGSERAREVVEGVGRDALSSELEARVRFDDEGYVDNSGVVFDQSFLDLVAPVAANSFGFERPDVVLTAATDGITLGAAMARYFDARLAYAKKSKETAVDEFIESRQRLASGIEITYYLPASALSSGQRVLVVDDLIRSGETQELLLDIAEQADTTVTGVFALIGVSDKGLGRARELTDAPVGALTTLD, from the coding sequence ATGAACAGAGCCGAGAAGGCCGCCCTCCAACTGCAGGCGGTCGCTGTCCTCCGTATGCTCAAGGAGACCCGCACGTACGACGAACTCTCGTCTGTGACGGGGCTTCCGGCCGGTGACCTCAACCGGTACGTCAACGGCCACGTCCTCCCCGGGAGCGAGCGCGCACGCGAAGTTGTCGAAGGCGTCGGCCGCGACGCCCTCTCGTCGGAGCTGGAAGCGCGCGTCCGCTTCGACGACGAGGGATACGTCGACAACTCCGGCGTCGTCTTCGACCAGTCGTTTCTCGACCTCGTCGCGCCCGTCGCCGCCAACAGTTTCGGCTTCGAGCGCCCCGACGTCGTCCTGACCGCCGCCACCGACGGCATCACCCTCGGCGCGGCGATGGCGCGCTACTTCGACGCCCGCCTCGCTTACGCGAAGAAGTCCAAGGAGACCGCCGTCGACGAGTTCATCGAGTCGCGCCAACGCCTCGCCTCCGGTATCGAGATCACCTACTACCTGCCCGCAAGCGCGCTCTCGTCGGGTCAGCGCGTCCTCGTCGTCGACGACCTGATCCGGTCTGGTGAGACTCAAGAGCTGCTGTTGGACATCGCCGAACAGGCCGACACCACCGTGACGGGGGTCTTCGCGCTCATCGGCGTCAGCGACAAGGGTCTCGGCCGGGCGCGAGAACTCACCGACGCGCCCGTCGGCGCGCTGACGACGCTCGATTGA
- a CDS encoding NCS2 family permease translates to MGLLDSYFEFEKHGTNLRTEVLAGITTFLTMSYIVVVNPQILGAAIDVQNRTDAQTVQMLAVVTLISAAVATFIMALYAKRPFAQAPGLGLNAFFAFTVVLGLGIPWQTALAAVVVEGLLFIALTAVGAREYVIELVPEPVKFAVGGGIGLFLAIIGLQAMRVVAGDAATFVTFNPVFAQDPVAIISVVGLFLTFALYARGVRGSIIIGIVTTSVLGYAASALGYSAYAADQAPQGTTLLTSSLVGDTTLTYDPAGYDITPLVGAFLEGLSNVDALAFSLIVFTFFFVDFFDTAGTLVGVSQVGGFLDEDGNLPDIDRPLMADAVGTTVGGMLGTSTVTTYIESSTGVEEGGRTGMTALVVALLFVASLAIVPLAAAIPQYASHIALVVVAVLMLRNVVDIVWSDITHAVPAGLTILVMPFTFSIAYGIAAGIISYPLVKFAAGERRDVTTGQWVLAGAFVLYFFVRTSGILAGQL, encoded by the coding sequence ATGGGGCTACTGGATTCGTACTTCGAATTCGAAAAGCACGGGACAAACTTACGAACAGAGGTTCTCGCGGGGATAACGACGTTTCTGACGATGAGCTACATCGTCGTGGTCAACCCGCAGATTCTCGGGGCGGCCATCGACGTCCAGAACCGGACCGACGCGCAGACTGTGCAGATGCTCGCCGTCGTGACGCTCATCTCGGCGGCGGTGGCGACGTTCATCATGGCGCTGTACGCTAAGCGACCGTTCGCACAAGCGCCCGGACTCGGACTGAACGCCTTCTTCGCGTTCACCGTCGTGTTGGGACTCGGCATCCCGTGGCAGACGGCGCTGGCGGCCGTCGTCGTCGAAGGGCTGTTATTCATCGCACTCACCGCCGTCGGCGCGCGTGAGTACGTCATCGAACTCGTTCCGGAACCCGTCAAGTTCGCCGTCGGCGGCGGTATCGGGCTGTTTCTGGCCATCATCGGGTTGCAGGCGATGCGCGTCGTCGCCGGCGACGCGGCGACGTTCGTCACGTTCAACCCCGTCTTCGCACAGGACCCCGTCGCCATCATCTCGGTCGTCGGTCTCTTCTTGACGTTCGCGCTCTACGCCCGCGGCGTCCGCGGGTCTATCATCATCGGCATCGTCACCACCTCCGTACTCGGGTACGCGGCGTCGGCGCTCGGCTACAGCGCCTACGCCGCCGACCAAGCGCCGCAGGGGACGACGCTTCTCACCTCGTCGCTCGTCGGCGACACGACGCTCACCTACGACCCCGCGGGCTACGACATCACCCCGCTCGTCGGTGCGTTCCTCGAAGGGCTGTCGAACGTCGACGCGCTGGCGTTCTCGCTCATCGTCTTCACGTTCTTCTTCGTCGACTTCTTCGACACCGCGGGAACGCTCGTCGGCGTCAGTCAGGTCGGCGGCTTCCTCGACGAGGACGGCAACCTCCCCGACATCGACCGGCCGCTGATGGCCGACGCCGTCGGCACCACCGTCGGCGGCATGCTCGGCACCTCCACGGTGACGACGTACATCGAGTCGTCGACCGGCGTCGAGGAGGGCGGTCGGACCGGGATGACCGCGCTCGTCGTCGCGCTGCTGTTCGTCGCCTCGCTGGCTATCGTCCCGTTGGCCGCGGCGATTCCGCAGTACGCCTCCCACATCGCGCTCGTCGTCGTCGCGGTGTTGATGCTCCGCAACGTCGTCGACATCGTCTGGAGCGACATCACCCACGCCGTCCCCGCCGGATTGACCATCCTCGTGATGCCGTTTACCTTCTCCATCGCCTACGGCATCGCCGCGGGCATCATCTCCTACCCGCTGGTCAAGTTCGCCGCCGGGGAGCGGCGCGACGTGACCACCGGACAGTGGGTGCTCGCGGGCGCGTTCGTGCTGTACTTCTTCGTCCGTACGAGCGGCATCCTCGCCGGCCAGCTGTAG
- a CDS encoding arylsulfotransferase family protein translates to MDMPSTRWILRALVAFAVLGLFVPAGIAAVTYDPEDETTLQRGTVTERANGSTVVSVQGFHFQGEGNKKKPARLVSVDERGETEWVYDGEERGATWFYDVDPLDNGNLFVVSTRPGKTLVYELNPETEERVWQEEFDIEDTHDATMLNDEEIAVANMRQWNDSAGRSDDRIFIYNRTTGEITWEWYFREHYEINTDGGMSDDWTHVNDIEAVGDEHLLLSPRNFDQAVLLNRTSGEIDLRLGEDDEHDVLNEQHNPDYMVSEDGNPVILVADSENHRVVEYEYVDGVSGSNASGDSSQAERSNGEWEQTWEVGNGQFTWPRDADRLPNGNTLITDTMNHRVVEVTPQGEIVWEYYATWGPYDAERVAHGGGSNGPTISDMGAEGSYDLSGSAGISPGEGDRVSFSNWIVGPFLDTPLEEPVSEFATTWGHLTPWIRPVWLSSWGFVYTVLGALLLVGWGAAELVVNRGRIRRRVAATRQRL, encoded by the coding sequence ATGGATATGCCCTCCACGCGGTGGATACTGCGAGCGCTCGTCGCGTTCGCAGTCCTGGGACTGTTCGTCCCGGCAGGTATCGCGGCCGTAACGTACGACCCCGAAGACGAGACGACGCTGCAGCGCGGAACGGTGACCGAACGCGCGAACGGGTCGACCGTCGTCAGCGTCCAAGGGTTCCACTTCCAGGGCGAAGGCAACAAGAAGAAACCCGCCCGTCTGGTCTCCGTCGACGAACGCGGCGAGACCGAGTGGGTGTACGACGGTGAAGAGCGCGGCGCGACGTGGTTCTACGACGTCGACCCGCTCGACAACGGCAACCTGTTCGTCGTCTCGACGCGCCCCGGAAAGACGCTCGTCTACGAACTGAACCCCGAGACCGAAGAGCGCGTCTGGCAGGAGGAGTTCGACATCGAGGACACCCACGACGCGACGATGCTGAACGACGAGGAGATCGCCGTCGCCAACATGCGCCAGTGGAACGACTCCGCCGGCCGCAGCGACGACCGCATCTTCATCTACAACCGGACCACCGGCGAGATCACGTGGGAGTGGTACTTCCGCGAACACTACGAGATAAACACCGACGGCGGCATGAGCGACGACTGGACGCACGTCAACGACATCGAGGCCGTCGGCGACGAACATCTCCTGCTGTCGCCGCGGAACTTCGATCAGGCCGTCCTCCTCAACCGGACCAGCGGTGAAATCGATCTCCGCCTCGGCGAGGACGACGAGCACGACGTGCTCAACGAACAGCACAACCCCGACTACATGGTGAGCGAGGACGGCAACCCCGTCATCCTCGTCGCCGACTCCGAGAACCACCGCGTCGTCGAGTACGAGTACGTCGACGGCGTCTCCGGGAGCAACGCGAGCGGAGACTCGTCGCAAGCAGAGCGCAGCAACGGCGAGTGGGAACAGACGTGGGAGGTCGGCAACGGCCAGTTCACGTGGCCGCGCGACGCCGACCGCCTCCCGAACGGCAACACGCTCATCACCGACACGATGAACCACCGCGTCGTCGAGGTGACGCCGCAGGGCGAAATCGTCTGGGAGTATTACGCGACCTGGGGACCGTACGACGCTGAACGCGTCGCCCACGGTGGGGGGTCGAACGGTCCGACGATTAGCGATATGGGCGCGGAGGGAAGCTACGACCTCTCCGGCAGTGCCGGTATCTCGCCGGGCGAGGGCGACCGCGTCTCCTTCAGCAACTGGATCGTCGGCCCGTTCCTCGACACGCCGCTTGAAGAGCCCGTCAGCGAGTTCGCCACGACGTGGGGACATCTCACCCCGTGGATTCGGCCGGTGTGGCTCTCCAGTTGGGGCTTCGTCTACACCGTCCTCGGCGCGCTGCTCTTGGTGGGGTGGGGAGCCGCCGAACTCGTCGTCAACCGGGGTCGCATCCGGCGGCGCGTGGCCGCGACGAGACAGCGGCTGTAG
- a CDS encoding glutathione S-transferase N-terminal domain-containing protein, producing MSDLVLYELESCPYCAKVRNKLAELDLEYESRKVPRSHSERTEVEEVSGQTGVPVLIDEEHDVHGMPESDDIVAYLEETYGSAS from the coding sequence ATGTCTGACCTCGTACTGTACGAACTGGAGAGCTGTCCCTACTGTGCGAAAGTGAGAAACAAACTCGCGGAACTCGATTTGGAGTACGAGTCGCGGAAGGTACCGCGCTCGCACTCCGAGCGAACCGAAGTGGAGGAAGTCAGCGGACAGACCGGCGTGCCGGTGCTCATCGACGAGGAACACGACGTCCACGGGATGCCCGAGAGCGACGACATCGTCGCGTATCTCGAAGAGACGTACGGGTCGGCGAGCTAA
- a CDS encoding transcriptional regulator, protein MSRSALIGNVTAMLRDAEFVVSERCAVRPKSFDLAARRGEDLLLLKILGNIDAFDAVTGAEMRRLGNYLSATPMVLGLRTRDEDLKPGVVYFRHGVPVFNPDTAYDLFIEEVPPLIYAAPGGLYVDIDGDLLADERERRGWSLGRLASELGVSRRTVSKYEDGMNASIEVAIRLEELFEQPFSAPVSVLDGADEVRDADPTPQDPEADPEDAHVVTVLTRAGFDMHPTARAPFKAVGEDNDSSEENLLTGHSAFTRSAEKRARIMSSLGAVTRTRSVYFVEKRAKRDSVEGTALVGCDELEAMTDPDDVRDLIRERADEPAD, encoded by the coding sequence ATGTCCCGCTCTGCTCTGATAGGGAACGTCACCGCGATGCTGCGCGACGCTGAGTTCGTCGTCAGTGAACGCTGTGCTGTTCGCCCGAAGAGCTTCGACCTCGCCGCCCGTCGCGGCGAGGACCTCCTCCTCCTGAAGATTCTGGGGAACATCGACGCGTTCGACGCAGTGACCGGTGCGGAGATGCGGCGTCTCGGCAACTACCTCTCGGCGACGCCGATGGTGCTCGGCCTGCGGACGCGCGACGAGGACCTCAAGCCGGGCGTCGTCTACTTCCGTCACGGCGTCCCGGTGTTCAACCCGGACACGGCGTACGACCTGTTCATCGAGGAGGTGCCGCCGCTCATCTACGCGGCCCCCGGCGGCTTGTACGTCGACATCGACGGCGACCTGCTCGCCGACGAACGCGAGCGTCGCGGCTGGAGTCTCGGCCGTCTCGCCTCCGAACTCGGCGTCTCGCGGCGGACCGTCTCGAAGTACGAGGACGGCATGAACGCCAGCATCGAGGTGGCCATCCGGTTGGAGGAACTGTTCGAGCAACCGTTCAGCGCGCCCGTCTCGGTGCTCGACGGGGCCGACGAGGTGCGCGACGCCGACCCGACGCCGCAGGACCCCGAGGCCGACCCGGAGGACGCCCACGTCGTCACCGTGCTCACCCGCGCCGGATTCGACATGCACCCGACGGCGCGCGCGCCGTTCAAAGCCGTCGGCGAGGACAACGACAGCAGCGAGGAGAACCTCCTGACGGGGCACTCGGCGTTCACCCGCTCCGCCGAGAAGCGCGCCCGCATCATGTCGTCGCTCGGCGCGGTCACGCGGACGCGCTCGGTCTACTTCGTCGAGAAGCGCGCCAAGCGCGACTCCGTCGAGGGGACGGCGCTCGTCGGCTGTGACGAACTCGAAGCGATGACCGACCCCGACGACGTCCGCGATCTCATCCGCGAACGCGCCGACGAACCGGCGGACTGA
- a CDS encoding tRNA(Ile)(2)-agmatinylcytidine synthase, which produces MTVIGLDDTDSREQGMCTTYAATLVADAIRETGGRVDRRLLVRLNPAVKQKTRGNAALALHTDVSPETALGLAADVVDRLAVGDDPRTSPGVVVADGDPAAVPESVRRFARDAVRDFHATDDAVKLAESAGYRHRGWRGGRGRIGALAAVGAWAAFEEWTYEQISYREFDRCGTPRAVDEDSVFAAAEAAYPDAWDTVDTEENQAVCVPNAPGPILHGVRGDDVNAVRSVAERIESEPVERTTLFLTNQGTDAHLRAGRLGDVEDGRAYRLDGRVYAAPETRAGGHVFVTLADGSGATLPCVAFEPTKRFRDRVRALRVGDELTVCGEVSDGTLKLEKFAVRALNRVETVVPDCPDCGRRMKSAGRNQGYRCRACGTKTAGKTEQYVERDLEEGWYEVPPCARRHVAKPLVRGGFDAPTHPER; this is translated from the coding sequence GTGACGGTTATCGGCCTCGACGACACCGACTCCCGCGAGCAGGGGATGTGCACGACGTACGCCGCGACACTCGTCGCCGACGCGATTCGGGAGACGGGCGGACGCGTCGACCGACGGCTTCTCGTGCGACTCAACCCCGCCGTGAAACAGAAGACCCGGGGAAATGCGGCGTTGGCGCTCCACACCGACGTCTCGCCCGAGACGGCGCTGGGACTCGCCGCGGACGTCGTCGACCGGTTGGCCGTCGGTGACGACCCGCGAACGAGTCCGGGCGTCGTCGTCGCCGACGGCGACCCGGCGGCGGTTCCGGAGTCGGTCCGGCGGTTCGCCCGCGACGCCGTCCGCGACTTCCACGCAACCGACGACGCCGTCAAACTCGCCGAGTCGGCGGGGTATCGGCACCGCGGGTGGCGCGGTGGCCGGGGACGCATCGGTGCGCTCGCGGCCGTCGGCGCGTGGGCGGCGTTCGAGGAGTGGACGTACGAGCAGATCTCCTACCGCGAGTTCGACCGCTGCGGCACACCCCGCGCCGTCGACGAGGACTCCGTGTTCGCGGCCGCCGAGGCCGCCTACCCCGACGCGTGGGACACCGTCGACACCGAGGAGAACCAGGCGGTCTGCGTGCCGAACGCGCCGGGACCGATTCTCCACGGCGTCCGCGGCGACGACGTCAACGCGGTCCGGAGCGTCGCCGAGCGTATCGAGAGCGAACCGGTCGAACGGACGACGCTATTTCTGACGAATCAGGGGACAGACGCCCACTTACGCGCTGGAAGGCTCGGCGACGTCGAAGATGGGCGGGCCTACCGCCTCGACGGCCGCGTGTACGCCGCGCCTGAGACGCGCGCAGGCGGCCACGTGTTCGTCACGCTCGCGGACGGAAGCGGAGCGACGCTCCCCTGTGTCGCCTTCGAACCGACCAAGCGGTTCCGCGACCGGGTGCGGGCGCTCCGGGTGGGTGACGAACTCACCGTCTGCGGTGAGGTTTCCGACGGGACGCTCAAACTGGAAAAGTTCGCCGTTCGGGCCCTAAACCGGGTCGAAACGGTCGTCCCCGACTGTCCAGACTGCGGGAGACGGATGAAAAGCGCCGGGCGAAATCAGGGGTATCGCTGTCGAGCGTGCGGGACGAAGACCGCGGGGAAGACCGAACAGTACGTGGAGCGTGACCTCGAAGAAGGTTGGTACGAAGTGCCGCCTTGCGCGCGCCGCCACGTCGCGAAACCGCTCGTCAGAGGCGGCTTCGACGCGCCGACGCATCCGGAGCGATAG
- a CDS encoding DUF7511 domain-containing protein produces the protein MTNEWKTPPELSWLFEVDHVISPSSFGPDRCTLFPADATDEELLTTWVSADEGAYIPLDEML, from the coding sequence GTGACAAACGAGTGGAAAACTCCTCCGGAGCTCTCGTGGCTGTTCGAGGTAGACCACGTCATCTCACCGAGCAGTTTCGGTCCTGACCGCTGTACGCTGTTCCCGGCGGACGCGACGGACGAGGAACTGCTTACCACGTGGGTGTCGGCGGACGAGGGTGCGTACATCCCTCTCGACGAGATGCTCTGA
- a CDS encoding pyridoxal-phosphate dependent enzyme codes for MAQNLSCPDCGRTYEDRWRCECGHPLEFAERPLPDRSAPDPTAFDARDGLWSFSEFLPVERHVSLGEGTTPLVDVDEWNAQFKLEYVFPTGSFKDRGATTTLSRAVELGVDTVVEDSSGNAGAAIATYAARAGVDAEIYVPASVKASKLRAIERAGATPVRVEGSRQNVTDACLSAVESGDGWYASHAWNPAFFAGTATFAYETALQRDWNVPDAVVTPLGHGTLFLGAYHGFRALYDAGWTDRMPRLLGAQAAGYAPIAEELHEEDTDGSNDVADGIQIREPVQREAILRAIDDTDGDAIALGESAVADELDALHRVGFYVEPTCAVAPAALRTYRERGVLDADADVVVPLTGSGLKQ; via the coding sequence ATGGCACAGAATCTCTCCTGTCCGGACTGCGGTCGAACGTACGAGGACCGCTGGCGCTGCGAGTGCGGCCACCCGCTGGAGTTCGCCGAGCGGCCGCTCCCCGACCGTTCCGCGCCCGACCCGACGGCGTTCGACGCCCGCGACGGTCTCTGGTCCTTTTCGGAGTTTCTGCCCGTCGAGCGCCACGTCTCGCTCGGCGAGGGGACGACGCCGCTCGTCGACGTCGACGAGTGGAACGCGCAGTTCAAACTGGAGTACGTCTTCCCGACCGGGAGCTTCAAAGACCGCGGCGCGACGACGACGCTGTCGCGGGCGGTCGAACTCGGCGTCGACACCGTCGTCGAGGACTCCTCGGGCAACGCGGGCGCGGCGATCGCCACCTACGCCGCCCGCGCGGGCGTCGACGCCGAAATCTACGTCCCGGCGTCGGTGAAGGCGTCGAAACTCCGCGCCATCGAGCGGGCGGGCGCGACGCCGGTTCGCGTGGAGGGGTCGCGCCAGAACGTGACCGACGCCTGCCTCTCGGCGGTCGAATCCGGCGACGGCTGGTACGCCAGCCACGCGTGGAACCCCGCCTTCTTCGCCGGAACGGCGACGTTCGCCTACGAGACAGCGCTCCAGCGCGACTGGAACGTCCCCGACGCCGTCGTCACGCCGCTGGGTCACGGAACGCTGTTTCTCGGTGCCTACCACGGCTTTCGCGCCCTCTACGACGCCGGGTGGACCGACCGGATGCCGCGACTGCTCGGCGCGCAAGCGGCGGGCTACGCGCCGATAGCCGAGGAACTCCACGAGGAAGACACGGACGGGAGTAACGACGTCGCCGACGGCATCCAGATTCGAGAGCCGGTCCAGCGAGAGGCGATTCTCCGCGCCATCGACGACACCGACGGCGACGCTATCGCGCTCGGCGAGTCGGCCGTCGCCGACGAACTCGACGCGCTACACCGCGTCGGCTTCTACGTCGAACCGACCTGTGCCGTCGCGCCCGCCGCGCTCCGGACGTACCGCGAACGCGGCGTCCTCGACGCCGACGCAGACGTAGTCGTCCCGCTCACCGGCAGCGGCCTGAAACAGTAG
- a CDS encoding succinylglutamate desuccinylase/aspartoacylase family protein, with the protein MTTTLGTASAAPGEFDTGRLEVGEARDGSSVGLPVAVINGARDGKTLYVQAASDGDELNGVGVVQQAIPQIDPTELSGTILVVGIVNYHAFQVAQHRNPIDDTKMNRAYPGDENGTSTERIAAATFEVATRADLILDLHQGSTSRMINEVRVRCGPRHRLHRECLELAKTFGCGYILDQKGPDGQLARAGPDEGIPTVDPELGGCVGWDDESIRLGVRGIFNVLHGYGFLDGDVDPEPQTRAGGFDQYGSPAGGLVDFKCDLGDRVSAGETLFEVTDVFGQLKGRVTADNAGIFWRSRRLPQVATGEYVCSVGVNVDTV; encoded by the coding sequence ATGACGACGACGCTCGGAACTGCGAGCGCGGCCCCCGGTGAGTTCGACACGGGCCGACTGGAAGTCGGTGAGGCTCGCGACGGCAGTTCGGTGGGACTGCCCGTCGCGGTGATAAACGGCGCACGCGACGGGAAGACACTCTACGTTCAGGCAGCGAGCGACGGCGACGAACTCAACGGAGTCGGCGTCGTCCAGCAGGCGATTCCGCAGATCGACCCGACGGAGCTCTCGGGAACGATACTCGTCGTCGGCATCGTCAACTACCACGCCTTCCAGGTCGCCCAGCATCGCAACCCCATCGACGACACGAAGATGAACCGGGCGTACCCCGGCGACGAGAACGGCACGTCGACCGAACGCATCGCGGCGGCGACGTTCGAGGTGGCGACGCGCGCGGATCTCATCCTCGACCTCCATCAGGGGTCGACCAGCCGGATGATAAACGAGGTTCGCGTCCGCTGCGGCCCGCGACACCGCCTCCACCGCGAGTGTCTCGAACTGGCGAAGACGTTCGGGTGCGGCTACATCCTCGACCAGAAGGGGCCGGACGGCCAACTCGCCCGCGCGGGTCCCGACGAGGGGATTCCCACCGTCGACCCCGAACTCGGCGGCTGCGTCGGGTGGGACGACGAGAGCATCCGACTCGGCGTCCGCGGCATCTTCAACGTGCTCCACGGCTACGGCTTCCTCGACGGCGACGTGGACCCCGAGCCGCAAACCCGCGCCGGCGGTTTCGATCAGTACGGGTCGCCCGCCGGCGGCCTCGTCGACTTCAAGTGCGACCTCGGCGACCGCGTCTCCGCCGGCGAGACGCTGTTCGAGGTGACGGACGTGTTCGGGCAACTGAAGGGCCGAGTCACCGCCGACAACGCGGGTATCTTCTGGCGCTCGCGGCGTCTCCCGCAGGTCGCCACCGGCGAGTACGTCTGTTCGGTGGGCGTGAACGTCGATACTGTTTGA